One Streptomyces sp. NBC_01237 genomic region harbors:
- a CDS encoding TetR/AcrR family transcriptional regulator, whose translation MESSSTTRRQATRQKLYEAAVTLIAEKGFSATTVDEIAERAGVAKGTVYYNFKSKTELFEELLRHGVGLLTASLRSAAEETEERGGSKVEALDAMIRAGLAFIDRYPAFTQLYVAELWRTNRAWQATLLVVRQEAVAVVEDVLRGAVKNGELSEEIDIPLTAAALVGMVLVAALDWQAFQPERSIDEVHSALSLLLHGRVSGR comes from the coding sequence ATGGAAAGCAGTAGCACCACGCGCCGCCAGGCCACCCGGCAGAAGCTCTACGAGGCGGCGGTGACCCTCATCGCGGAGAAGGGCTTCTCCGCGACCACCGTGGACGAGATCGCCGAGCGCGCCGGGGTCGCCAAGGGCACGGTCTACTACAACTTCAAGAGCAAGACCGAACTCTTCGAGGAGCTGCTGCGCCACGGCGTCGGGCTGCTCACGGCCTCGCTGCGGTCCGCCGCCGAGGAGACCGAGGAACGCGGCGGCAGCAAGGTGGAGGCGCTGGACGCGATGATCAGGGCCGGTCTGGCCTTCATCGACCGCTACCCGGCCTTCACCCAGCTGTACGTCGCCGAGCTCTGGCGCACCAACCGTGCCTGGCAGGCCACTTTGCTGGTGGTGCGGCAGGAGGCGGTGGCCGTGGTCGAGGACGTGCTGCGGGGCGCCGTGAAGAACGGTGAACTGAGCGAGGAGATCGACATTCCGCTGACGGCCGCCGCGCTCGTCGGGATGGTGCTGGTGGCGGCTCTCGACTGGCAGGCGTTCCAGCCGGAGCGGTCGATCGACGAGGTGCACTCGGCGCTGTCCCTGCTGCTGCACGGGCGGGTCAGCGGGCGCTGA
- a CDS encoding DUF4126 domain-containing protein, which produces MSVLPLVFTSGWASGINAYAVVLLLGIFGATGVSDEVPASLQRTDVLVVAAVLFLCEAVADKIPYVDSVWDTAHTVIRPLSGAVVAALLAGESGSLPELAAGAVGGSTALLSHLVKAGTRMAVNTSPEPFSNIGVSTAEDLGVAAIITFAIFHPLAAAVIAAVLLLLGLLILVFLAARIRRFLRRRAQRREEKRLAGAGGHQPPG; this is translated from the coding sequence GTGTCCGTACTCCCCCTGGTGTTCACGAGTGGCTGGGCGAGCGGGATCAACGCCTACGCGGTGGTCCTGCTCCTCGGCATCTTCGGCGCGACCGGCGTGAGCGACGAGGTGCCGGCGTCGTTGCAGCGCACCGATGTCCTCGTCGTCGCCGCCGTCCTGTTCCTGTGCGAGGCGGTGGCCGACAAGATCCCGTACGTCGACTCGGTCTGGGACACGGCGCACACCGTGATCCGGCCGCTCTCCGGAGCGGTCGTGGCGGCGCTGCTGGCCGGTGAGAGCGGATCACTTCCGGAGCTCGCGGCCGGGGCGGTCGGCGGTTCCACGGCGCTGCTGAGCCACCTGGTGAAGGCGGGCACCAGGATGGCGGTCAACACCTCCCCCGAACCGTTCAGCAACATCGGGGTGAGCACGGCCGAGGACCTCGGTGTCGCCGCGATCATCACGTTCGCCATATTCCATCCGCTGGCGGCCGCCGTCATCGCCGCTGTCCTGCTGCTGCTCGGACTGCTGATACTGGTCTTCCTGGCCGCGCGGATCCGCCGGTTCCTGCGCCGCAGGGCCCAGCGCCGCGAGGAGAAACGCCTTGCCGGGGCGGGTGGGCACCAGCCTCCTGGATGA
- a CDS encoding phytoene desaturase family protein, which translates to MARIAVIGAGTGAMAAAARLAVAGHRVTVYERSATYGGSVGRYAHEGFAFDTGPTLLHLPAVQRDLFVKTGKESLEQSVTLSQVDPASRHLFADGTAVSLPNASRSKVAAALDGALGPGSGARWSGFLDRARDAWDRSRRPLLEEPLGPDRQALARDPYPSVRQRRLLRGARQAGTVTEVGAWELADPRLAALLDGYALSYGLDPRHAPAAAALLPYMEETFGSWYITGGMRELARAVYERCLARRVEFVFGAEVVRVVEKDGRAAGVELAGGEVAEADRVVLGAQPRPGLVPGQEPWGDVAVRSRPGGGDVPGRFVVLLSLRGAREAGAVHRTVVHAADGAAELDAVFRGRVAERPTVTVLRPDDPSTRPDEAHEAVTLMATVAPQGPVDWTDAALRERYADTLISSAAEAVPGLRERILHREVRTPVETAAETGAEGGSVPAPALAGAGGAYLHPANRTRLPGLYLAGGWSHPGGGLAHAGMSGTLVAGLIVEGDDFRGSR; encoded by the coding sequence ATGGCACGAATTGCGGTGATCGGCGCCGGGACGGGCGCGATGGCGGCGGCCGCCCGGCTCGCCGTGGCAGGCCACCGGGTGACGGTGTACGAGCGCTCGGCGACGTACGGCGGCTCGGTCGGCCGGTATGCCCATGAGGGCTTCGCCTTCGACACCGGGCCGACGCTGCTTCATCTCCCCGCGGTCCAGCGCGACTTGTTCGTGAAGACCGGCAAGGAGTCCCTGGAGCAGAGCGTCACGCTGTCCCAGGTCGATCCGGCGAGCCGCCATCTCTTCGCGGACGGCACCGCGGTGTCCCTGCCCAACGCCTCGCGCTCCAAGGTGGCCGCAGCCCTGGACGGAGCGCTCGGACCCGGCTCGGGAGCCCGTTGGAGCGGCTTCCTGGACCGGGCCCGCGATGCCTGGGACCGGTCGCGGCGGCCGTTGCTGGAGGAGCCGCTGGGCCCCGACCGGCAGGCGCTCGCCCGCGACCCCTACCCCTCGGTCCGGCAGCGCCGGCTGCTGCGCGGTGCCCGGCAGGCGGGCACCGTGACGGAGGTCGGCGCCTGGGAGCTGGCGGATCCCCGGCTGGCCGCCCTGCTCGACGGGTACGCCCTGTCGTACGGCCTCGATCCGCGCCACGCCCCGGCGGCGGCCGCCCTGTTGCCGTACATGGAGGAGACCTTCGGCAGCTGGTACATCACCGGAGGGATGCGGGAGCTGGCCCGCGCGGTGTACGAGCGGTGCCTGGCACGCCGGGTGGAGTTCGTCTTCGGCGCCGAGGTGGTCCGGGTGGTCGAGAAGGACGGCCGTGCGGCGGGCGTGGAGCTGGCGGGCGGCGAGGTGGCGGAGGCCGACCGGGTGGTGCTCGGCGCCCAGCCGCGCCCCGGTCTGGTGCCGGGTCAGGAGCCGTGGGGGGACGTGGCGGTGCGGTCACGTCCCGGGGGCGGTGACGTGCCGGGCCGGTTCGTGGTTCTGCTGTCGCTGCGCGGCGCCCGGGAGGCCGGTGCCGTGCACCGGACCGTGGTGCACGCGGCGGACGGGGCGGCGGAGCTCGACGCGGTGTTCCGGGGCCGGGTCGCCGAACGGCCCACGGTCACGGTGCTGCGTCCCGACGATCCCTCGACGCGCCCGGACGAGGCGCACGAGGCCGTGACGCTGATGGCGACGGTGGCTCCGCAGGGCCCGGTCGACTGGACGGACGCGGCGCTGCGCGAGCGGTATGCCGACACACTGATCTCGTCGGCCGCGGAGGCCGTTCCCGGTCTGCGGGAGCGGATCCTGCACCGGGAGGTGCGTACGCCCGTCGAGACCGCCGCCGAGACGGGAGCCGAGGGGGGTTCGGTGCCCGCGCCCGCGCTGGCCGGGGCCGGGGGCGCGTATCTGCATCCGGCGAACCGCACCCGGCTGCCGGGACTGTATCTGGCGGGCGGCTGGTCGCATCCGGGCGGCGGACTGGCGCACGCCGGGATGTCGGGGACGCTCGTCGCCGGACTCATCGTGGAGGGCGACGACT